Proteins encoded by one window of Lactobacillus paragasseri:
- a CDS encoding metal-dependent hydrolase — MLTKSHRICSIAIVELSLLLTNRLLIDPVNNIIILAATAIGASLPDIDEYNSSASKKSVINFSLFLRHRGITHSFLGWAVFSGGLYYLMSKFIPIRINNLTSQNYWSALWFGLVIGYFLHLIQDSFSKQGVEWLAPFYKKKKKSPFHYKVGGCFEKFLTLMSYLAVITITFYWIWISLTPATQVFLF, encoded by the coding sequence GTGCTGACTAAGTCGCATCGGATTTGCAGTATTGCAATCGTCGAATTAAGTTTATTGTTAACGAATCGCTTGTTAATTGATCCAGTTAACAACATTATTATTCTAGCTGCAACTGCAATCGGCGCTTCTTTACCTGACATTGACGAATACAATAGTTCAGCAAGTAAGAAGTCAGTAATTAACTTCAGCCTTTTTCTTAGACACCGCGGAATCACACATTCTTTTCTTGGCTGGGCAGTCTTTTCTGGTGGTTTATATTATTTAATGAGTAAATTTATCCCTATTCGGATTAATAATTTAACTTCGCAGAATTACTGGAGTGCACTTTGGTTTGGTCTAGTAATTGGCTATTTTTTGCATTTAATTCAAGATAGCTTTAGTAAACAGGGAGTAGAGTGGTTAGCTCCATTTTATAAGAAAAAGAAAAAGTCACCGTTTCATTATAAAGTTGGTGGCTGTTTTGAAAAATTTTTAACTCTTATGTCCTATTTAGCTGTAATAACGATAACTTTTTACTGGATCTGGATTTCCTTAACACCAGCGACGCAAGTCTTTTTGTTTTGA
- a CDS encoding LysR substrate-binding domain-containing protein has translation MRIGYLKNLGRHELEQASSKWQTLHENEKIDLEPVGYDEIEAKIQNGEVDAVLVNSRNDIYQALASYSVSEIALLALVQAGNFNKYQQTVELDELKNVPCIMVASVADEKSEYHYLKDILRIKNDLIAVETLGEAILMVESGSGYLIMNEMTASHVDDDQVQKLFLLRDGKQLREKYVLLAKPDDARVAEFSKIMKESIN, from the coding sequence ATGAGAATCGGATATCTAAAGAATTTGGGTAGACATGAATTAGAACAGGCGTCATCTAAGTGGCAGACTTTACATGAAAATGAAAAAATTGATTTAGAACCAGTTGGCTATGATGAGATTGAAGCTAAGATTCAAAATGGTGAAGTAGATGCAGTCTTAGTTAATTCTAGAAATGACATTTATCAAGCGCTTGCAAGCTATTCAGTAAGTGAGATTGCCTTACTTGCCTTAGTTCAGGCAGGTAATTTTAATAAGTATCAGCAAACTGTTGAATTAGATGAGTTGAAAAATGTGCCGTGTATTATGGTTGCTTCAGTAGCAGATGAGAAGAGCGAGTATCATTATCTAAAAGACATTTTGAGAATAAAGAACGATCTGATTGCAGTTGAAACTTTAGGTGAAGCAATTTTGATGGTTGAATCTGGGTCAGGTTACTTAATAATGAATGAAATGACTGCGAGTCACGTAGATGATGATCAGGTGCAGAAATTATTTTTGCTCAGGGATGGTAAGCAATTGCGTGAGAAGTATGTCTTACTTGCTAAGCCAGATGATGCAAGAGTAGCAGAATTTAGCAAGATAATGAAAGAAAGTATTAATTAA
- a CDS encoding aldose 1-epimerase family protein, translated as MDYQLKNNFLTVTLSDQGAEIQSVKDVNSGREYIWQADPKIWGRHAPVLFPVVGRLKDDQYTYDGKTYHMGQHGFARDSKFTVEEQDDKHIVFLLTSNEDTKKMYPFDFELRVTYSLVNNLLSEHFTVTNTDTKEMIFGIGGHPGFNLPTDNGLTKNDYYFKFAPSMDHVKIPLKAPYLDWDNRSLLATDSLFEISDELFKDDAWVFELKQPNKISIRTDKSDYHINVKMENAPFVGLWSQYPKSGNYICIEPWWGIADTLDSDGQLEHKRGMNHIAPNEVWENGFTMAFHDKAK; from the coding sequence ATGGATTATCAATTAAAAAATAATTTTTTAACAGTAACGCTTTCTGATCAGGGTGCTGAAATCCAAAGCGTTAAAGATGTAAACAGTGGTCGAGAATATATTTGGCAAGCTGATCCTAAAATTTGGGGTCGTCATGCGCCAGTTTTGTTCCCTGTAGTTGGTCGCTTAAAGGACGATCAATATACTTATGATGGTAAGACTTATCATATGGGACAACATGGTTTTGCAAGAGATTCGAAGTTTACTGTTGAAGAACAAGACGATAAGCACATTGTTTTTCTTCTGACTTCTAATGAAGATACTAAAAAAATGTATCCATTTGATTTTGAGTTAAGAGTAACTTACAGCTTAGTCAATAACTTGTTGTCAGAACACTTTACGGTAACTAATACAGATACTAAGGAAATGATCTTTGGTATCGGTGGCCACCCTGGCTTTAATTTACCAACTGATAATGGTTTGACTAAGAATGATTATTACTTCAAATTTGCCCCATCCATGGATCATGTGAAGATTCCATTGAAGGCACCTTACCTTGACTGGGATAATCGTTCATTGCTTGCAACAGATTCACTGTTTGAAATTAGTGATGAATTATTTAAGGATGATGCTTGGGTCTTTGAATTAAAGCAACCTAATAAGATTTCTATTAGAACTGATAAGAGTGATTATCATATCAACGTTAAAATGGAAAATGCGCCATTTGTTGGTTTATGGTCACAATATCCTAAATCTGGTAATTACATTTGTATTGAACCATGGTGGGGTATTGCAGACACCTTAGATAGTGATGGTCAATTAGAGCACAAGCGTGGAATGAATCACATTGCTCCAAACGAAGTTTGGGAGAATGGTTTTACAATGGCTTTCCACGATAAGGCTAAGTAA
- the hslU gene encoding ATP-dependent protease ATPase subunit HslU, producing the protein MTEEKTPKQIVELLDKYIIGQNEAKKSVAVALYNRYRRLQLPKQMQQDITPKNMLMAGPTGVGKTEIARRLAKIVDAPFVKVEATKFTEVGYVGRDVESMVRDLVEEAVRMEEKEQFDRVKVQATKKANNRLVKLIVPGIKRENRENSMQQMMQMLSGNFNMNQAQDNEEVTDDIRNERLSVADQLNKGLLENREVTIEVEQAPKVNPMGDMMGQMGIDMSSLMGNLMPKKTVKRTLKVSDAREVLIQEESKKLINYDSLYQRAIERTQQNGIIFIDEIDKITAGNKKTSGEVSREGVQRDILPIVEGSTVSTKYGPVSTDHILFIAAGAFAESKPSDLIPELQGRFPIRVELNALTQEDFVKILKDPQNSLLKQYIALLKADGIKLVFTQEAIDRIAQIAFEVNQGTDNIGARRLATILEKLLEDVLYEGPDMNMGEITITQKYVDQKLSDIIINKDLTKFIL; encoded by the coding sequence TTGACTGAAGAAAAAACTCCAAAACAAATTGTAGAATTACTTGATAAATATATTATTGGCCAAAACGAAGCTAAAAAATCTGTTGCTGTAGCTTTATATAATCGCTACCGTCGTTTGCAGCTACCTAAGCAGATGCAACAAGATATTACCCCAAAGAATATGTTAATGGCTGGTCCTACTGGTGTTGGTAAAACTGAAATTGCACGTCGTTTAGCTAAAATTGTTGACGCACCTTTTGTAAAAGTTGAAGCGACTAAGTTTACTGAAGTAGGTTACGTTGGACGCGATGTTGAATCAATGGTGCGTGACTTAGTTGAAGAAGCCGTTCGCATGGAAGAAAAAGAACAATTCGACCGTGTTAAAGTACAAGCAACTAAGAAGGCAAATAACCGCTTAGTTAAGTTAATCGTTCCAGGCATTAAGCGTGAAAACCGTGAAAATTCAATGCAGCAAATGATGCAGATGCTTTCTGGCAACTTCAACATGAACCAAGCTCAAGATAATGAAGAAGTAACTGACGATATTCGAAATGAACGTCTTAGCGTGGCTGATCAACTTAATAAGGGCTTACTTGAAAATCGTGAAGTAACAATTGAAGTTGAACAAGCACCTAAGGTTAATCCAATGGGCGATATGATGGGCCAAATGGGAATTGATATGTCGAGCTTGATGGGAAATTTAATGCCTAAGAAGACTGTTAAGCGTACCTTGAAGGTATCGGATGCACGTGAAGTTTTAATCCAAGAAGAATCTAAGAAGTTAATTAATTACGATTCTCTCTACCAACGCGCAATTGAACGAACCCAGCAAAATGGAATTATTTTTATCGATGAAATTGATAAGATTACCGCTGGCAACAAGAAGACTTCTGGTGAAGTTTCTCGTGAAGGTGTCCAAAGAGATATCTTGCCAATTGTTGAAGGATCAACTGTTTCAACTAAGTATGGACCTGTTTCAACTGACCACATTCTCTTTATTGCAGCTGGTGCCTTTGCTGAAAGTAAGCCAAGCGATTTAATTCCAGAATTGCAAGGTCGTTTTCCAATTCGGGTTGAGTTAAACGCCTTAACTCAAGAAGATTTTGTTAAGATCTTGAAGGATCCTCAAAACTCACTTTTGAAGCAATATATTGCACTTCTTAAAGCTGACGGTATTAAGCTAGTCTTCACTCAAGAAGCAATTGACCGTATTGCTCAAATCGCCTTTGAAGTAAATCAAGGTACTGATAATATTGGTGCTCGTCGTTTAGCAACTATCTTAGAAAAGTTGCTTGAAGATGTCCTTTACGAGGGTCCAGATATGAATATGGGAGAAATTACTATTACTCAGAAGTATGTTGACCAAAAATTGAGTGATATAATTATCAATAAGGACTTAACAAAATTTATTTTGTAA
- the hslV gene encoding ATP-dependent protease subunit HslV produces the protein MTTICSVRYNNQTAIAGDGQVTLGEKVIAKATAKKIRRIYHDQVVIGFAGGVADAVSLQDMLEGKLETYSGDLRRAAVEMAQSWRKDPTLAKLQAMVIAFNDKDLLLISGNGEVLEPDEDVVAIGSGGNFAQAAAIAMTRHSSGMSASEIAKEAVKIASGIDVFTDDHITTDEI, from the coding sequence ATGACAACAATTTGTTCTGTTAGATACAACAATCAAACAGCCATCGCAGGTGATGGTCAAGTTACTTTAGGTGAAAAGGTAATCGCTAAGGCAACTGCTAAAAAGATCAGAAGAATTTACCACGATCAAGTAGTAATTGGCTTTGCCGGTGGTGTAGCTGATGCTGTTAGCTTGCAAGATATGCTTGAAGGAAAGCTTGAAACATACTCAGGCGATTTACGTAGAGCAGCTGTAGAAATGGCACAAAGCTGGAGAAAAGATCCAACTTTAGCTAAATTGCAAGCGATGGTAATTGCCTTTAATGACAAAGATTTATTATTGATTTCTGGTAATGGTGAAGTTCTTGAACCAGATGAAGATGTGGTAGCTATTGGTTCAGGCGGTAATTTTGCACAAGCAGCAGCAATTGCGATGACTCGCCATAGTAGTGGGATGAGTGCGAGTGAAATTGCCAAAGAAGCAGTTAAGATTGCTTCTGGAATTGATGTCTTTACTGATGACCACATTACTACTGATGAAATCTAG
- the xerC gene encoding tyrosine recombinase XerC, whose translation MSKENDKLIKQFQDYLNYERNYSKNTVSSYLNDLDEAKQFFKENGGFSGWDKVKSRDVEIFLQNLATQNRSRTTQARKMSSLRSFYRFLVKREVLENDPMQTISLRLGEKKLPQFFYEKEMRQVFDSLVGHDRLVVRNRAMFELFYATGMRLSEMASLKLDQIDFDLKIILVHGKGNKDRYVPFGKDALDALKEYRDDVRPALLGQNEDLGYVFLNNRGQKLTGRGIEYIMQQVFIKAGVGGKVHPHMLRHSFATEMLNNGADLRSVQELLGHESLSTTQIYTHVTMKHLQADYQKFFPRKDKKDEA comes from the coding sequence ATGTCTAAAGAAAATGATAAGTTAATCAAACAATTCCAAGATTACTTGAACTATGAACGTAATTATAGTAAAAATACTGTAAGCTCTTACTTAAATGATCTAGATGAAGCAAAGCAATTTTTTAAAGAAAATGGTGGCTTTAGCGGCTGGGATAAAGTTAAAAGTCGCGATGTTGAAATTTTCTTACAAAATTTAGCTACACAGAATAGGTCTAGAACAACTCAAGCGCGTAAGATGTCGAGTTTGAGATCTTTTTATCGCTTTCTCGTTAAGCGAGAAGTGTTAGAAAATGATCCCATGCAGACAATTAGCTTAAGATTGGGCGAAAAGAAACTACCACAGTTTTTCTACGAAAAAGAGATGCGCCAAGTCTTTGATAGTCTTGTGGGGCATGACAGATTGGTAGTGAGAAATCGCGCCATGTTTGAGCTTTTTTATGCGACTGGGATGCGGCTAAGTGAGATGGCATCTTTGAAGCTAGATCAGATTGATTTTGATTTAAAAATTATCTTAGTTCATGGGAAGGGTAATAAAGATCGCTATGTTCCTTTTGGAAAAGATGCACTTGATGCTTTAAAGGAATATCGTGATGACGTTCGCCCAGCTCTTCTTGGTCAAAATGAAGATTTAGGCTATGTATTTTTGAATAATCGCGGACAGAAGCTAACTGGACGCGGGATTGAATACATTATGCAGCAAGTGTTCATTAAAGCTGGAGTTGGCGGCAAGGTTCATCCCCACATGCTTAGACACTCTTTTGCAACCGAAATGCTCAATAATGGAGCGGACCTGAGAAGTGTCCAGGAATTGTTGGGACATGAATCTTTATCTACGACGCAAATTTATACTCATGTTACGATGAAGCATTTACAAGCAGATTATCAAAAATTTTTCCCAAGAAAAGATAAGAAAGACGAGGCATAA
- the trmFO gene encoding methylenetetrahydrofolate--tRNA-(uracil(54)-C(5))-methyltransferase (FADH(2)-oxidizing) TrmFO → MVKNVTVIGGGLAGSEAAWQLAKRGIEVDLYEMRPKKNTPAHETANFAELVCTNSMRSNQLSNAVGLLKEEMRQLDSLIMKAADETAVPAGGALAVDRDKFSSVVTKTLKDLPNVRVHEEEITKIPKDGITIIATGPLTSDTLAEQIKEFCGTDSLHFFDAAAPIVAASSIDRDIVYKKSRYDKGEAAYLNCPMTKEEFYNFYKNLVSAETATLHGFEDKNVFEGCMPIEVMAKRGEKTMLFGPLKPVGLEDPKTGKTPYAVVQLRQDNAASTMYNIVGFQTHLKYGEQKRVFSMIPGLENAKFVRYGKMHRNTYIASPEVLNANYEARKQAGLFFAGQMTGVEGYVESAGSGLVAGINAAREAIGEETLVFPKSTALGSMAHYITTTSAKHFQPMNASYALLPKLDYKVRNKQERHLEISKRALKDLEAFKEEKKLD, encoded by the coding sequence ATGGTAAAAAATGTAACCGTAATTGGCGGAGGCCTTGCAGGAAGTGAAGCTGCATGGCAATTGGCTAAGCGTGGCATTGAAGTAGATTTATATGAAATGCGACCAAAGAAAAACACACCTGCTCATGAAACTGCAAATTTTGCCGAATTAGTATGTACTAATTCAATGAGATCAAACCAACTTTCAAACGCCGTTGGTTTGTTAAAAGAGGAAATGCGTCAGCTTGATTCTTTAATTATGAAGGCTGCTGATGAAACAGCTGTGCCTGCGGGCGGAGCTTTAGCAGTTGATCGGGATAAGTTTAGTTCAGTGGTTACAAAAACTCTAAAGGACTTGCCGAATGTGCGCGTTCATGAAGAAGAGATTACTAAGATCCCAAAAGATGGGATAACCATTATTGCGACTGGACCACTCACTTCAGATACATTGGCAGAACAGATTAAGGAATTTTGTGGTACTGATTCACTTCATTTCTTTGATGCGGCTGCGCCTATTGTAGCTGCAAGCTCAATTGATCGTGACATTGTTTATAAGAAATCTCGCTATGACAAAGGTGAAGCAGCTTACTTGAACTGTCCAATGACTAAGGAAGAATTCTATAATTTCTATAAAAACTTAGTTAGTGCAGAAACTGCTACTTTGCATGGCTTTGAAGATAAAAATGTCTTTGAAGGCTGCATGCCAATTGAAGTTATGGCAAAAAGAGGAGAAAAAACAATGCTCTTTGGGCCACTTAAGCCTGTTGGTTTAGAAGATCCTAAGACAGGAAAGACTCCATATGCAGTTGTGCAACTACGTCAAGATAATGCGGCAAGCACGATGTATAACATTGTTGGTTTCCAAACTCATTTAAAATATGGCGAACAAAAGAGAGTCTTTTCAATGATTCCAGGTCTTGAAAATGCAAAATTCGTCCGTTATGGTAAAATGCACCGCAACACTTACATTGCTAGTCCTGAAGTTTTAAATGCAAATTATGAAGCTAGAAAACAAGCTGGTCTATTTTTTGCGGGACAAATGACTGGGGTAGAAGGTTATGTAGAAAGTGCAGGCTCTGGGTTAGTTGCTGGAATTAATGCAGCAAGAGAAGCCATAGGCGAAGAAACATTAGTATTTCCTAAGTCAACAGCTTTAGGATCGATGGCTCATTACATCACAACTACTAGTGCTAAGCACTTCCAGCCAATGAATGCATCTTATGCATTATTACCAAAACTAGATTATAAGGTTAGAAATAAGCAGGAAAGACACCTGGAAATTTCTAAGCGAGCATTGAAAGATCTTGAAGCCTTTAAGGAAGAAAAGAAGCTTGATTAA
- the topA gene encoding type I DNA topoisomerase, producing the protein MPTKRKYKKNLVIVESPHKAKTIEKYLGRNYHVIASKGHIRDLPKSQMGVDVEHDYEPKYISIRGKGDTIKELKSEAKKAKYVYLASDPDREGEAIAWHVAHALNLDPKEHNRVAFNEITKDAVKNAFKNPRTIDMDIVDAQQARRVLDRLVGYSISPILWQKVKKGLSAGRVQSIALKLVIDRENEIKNFKPEEYWTIDADFEKGKEKFKGAFYGIKGKKQDLPNNEAVQDILKQIDKRKNFEVTKVVKKERRRQPAAPFTTSTMQQEANKRLGYRTRRTMRIAQSLYEGVNLGKGSVGLITYMRTDSKRIANVAKHEASKFIHEEYGANYAAIKPQHFKNDADAQDAHEAIRPTSAFRTPASVKEYLTTEEYRLYTLIWSRFIASQMTPAVYDTVRADIEQNDVTFRTTGSKLKFAGFTKVYDNQKEKNNELPELNEGDKVKLKKTDDRQHFTQPPARYTEASLVRALEENGVGRPSTYAPTIDTIQKRYYVKLEGRSIVPTELGEIVDKLIEEFFPDIVNVDFTAQLEDDLDGVEVGKKNWIKVVDEYYKPFSKELDKADQQIEKVQIKDEPAGFNCDICGAPMVIKMGRYGKFYACSRFPDCRNTKPIVKKVGVTCPKCGKGEVIEKKSKRNRKFYGCSRYPDCDFVSWDQPIGRNCPNDGHFLVQKKNKKGLVILCPNGDYREEPEEN; encoded by the coding sequence ATGCCTACTAAACGAAAATATAAAAAGAATTTAGTTATTGTCGAGTCTCCACATAAGGCTAAGACAATTGAAAAATATTTAGGTAGAAATTATCATGTTATCGCCTCAAAAGGTCATATTCGCGATTTGCCTAAGTCCCAAATGGGAGTTGACGTCGAACACGACTATGAACCAAAGTATATTTCCATTCGCGGAAAAGGCGATACGATTAAAGAATTAAAGAGCGAAGCTAAAAAAGCGAAGTATGTTTATCTTGCTTCTGACCCCGATCGTGAAGGAGAAGCTATTGCTTGGCACGTAGCTCATGCTTTAAACTTAGATCCTAAAGAGCACAACCGCGTTGCTTTTAACGAAATTACTAAAGATGCGGTTAAAAATGCCTTTAAGAATCCTAGAACCATTGATATGGATATTGTCGATGCTCAACAAGCACGGCGTGTTCTTGACCGCTTGGTTGGTTATTCAATCAGCCCTATCTTGTGGCAAAAAGTTAAGAAGGGCTTGTCTGCTGGACGTGTTCAATCAATTGCCTTGAAGTTAGTAATTGACCGTGAAAACGAGATTAAGAACTTTAAGCCAGAAGAATACTGGACAATTGATGCTGATTTTGAAAAGGGTAAGGAAAAATTCAAGGGTGCCTTTTATGGCATTAAGGGTAAAAAGCAAGACTTACCAAATAATGAAGCAGTTCAGGATATCTTAAAACAGATTGATAAACGTAAGAACTTTGAAGTTACCAAAGTAGTTAAGAAAGAAAGAAGACGTCAGCCTGCTGCTCCTTTTACTACTTCAACTATGCAGCAAGAAGCCAACAAGCGTTTAGGATATCGTACTCGTCGAACAATGAGAATTGCTCAATCTCTTTATGAAGGGGTCAACCTTGGTAAGGGATCAGTTGGTTTAATCACTTATATGCGTACTGATTCTAAGCGTATTGCTAATGTTGCTAAGCATGAAGCTTCAAAATTTATCCATGAAGAATATGGTGCAAATTATGCAGCAATCAAGCCGCAACACTTTAAAAACGATGCTGATGCTCAGGACGCCCATGAAGCAATTCGCCCAACTTCAGCTTTTAGAACACCAGCTTCAGTTAAAGAATATCTAACAACTGAAGAATATCGCCTCTACACTTTAATTTGGTCAAGATTTATTGCTAGTCAAATGACACCAGCTGTTTACGACACTGTAAGAGCAGATATTGAACAAAATGATGTTACCTTTAGAACAACTGGATCAAAACTTAAGTTTGCTGGCTTTACTAAGGTTTACGATAACCAAAAGGAAAAGAATAATGAATTGCCTGAGTTAAACGAAGGCGATAAGGTTAAGCTTAAGAAAACTGATGACCGTCAGCACTTTACCCAGCCACCTGCAAGATACACTGAAGCTAGTTTAGTTAGAGCTCTTGAAGAAAATGGCGTTGGTCGTCCATCAACTTATGCACCAACAATTGATACGATTCAAAAGCGTTATTACGTAAAACTTGAGGGAAGATCAATTGTGCCTACTGAACTAGGTGAAATTGTTGATAAACTAATCGAAGAATTTTTCCCAGATATAGTTAACGTTGACTTTACTGCTCAACTAGAAGATGATCTTGATGGCGTTGAAGTAGGCAAAAAGAACTGGATTAAAGTAGTAGATGAATACTACAAGCCATTTTCTAAAGAATTAGACAAGGCTGATCAACAAATTGAAAAAGTTCAAATTAAGGATGAACCAGCTGGCTTTAATTGCGACATTTGTGGTGCACCGATGGTAATTAAGATGGGACGTTATGGTAAGTTTTATGCTTGCTCACGCTTTCCGGATTGCCGTAATACTAAGCCAATTGTTAAAAAGGTTGGTGTAACTTGTCCTAAGTGCGGTAAGGGAGAAGTTATTGAAAAGAAGTCTAAACGTAATCGCAAGTTCTATGGTTGCTCTCGTTATCCAGATTGTGATTTTGTATCTTGGGATCAACCAATTGGTCGTAATTGTCCAAATGATGGTCATTTCTTAGTTCAAAAGAAGAACAAGAAGGGACTAGTTATTCTTTGTCCAAACGGCGATTATCGTGAAGAACCAGAAGAAAATTAA
- the dprA gene encoding DNA-processing protein DprA — MNLKEFCLRLKLQHGVGTTTLGKIAENFTAGEEVTVDKIESLSLKSNIQNLVLAAMRNDKFNSWIERIKLQCDVVTIFDSIYPEGLREMYNAPTILFTRGDLSLLKKEITTIVGARQPTNYSRFVLKQLIPQLIEQDFVIASGLARGVDGIAHQETLKNNGKTIAIVGNGLNHFYPQENKELQEEIVAKGLLISEYLPDTPPRPYRFPERNRILAGLSKNIIVTEARKRSGSLITANIALEENRNIFAVPGPVSSPLSEGPNELIAAGAYPLVNADFRNLL; from the coding sequence ATGAATTTAAAAGAATTTTGCTTAAGATTAAAATTGCAACATGGTGTCGGTACTACAACTTTGGGTAAAATCGCTGAAAATTTTACGGCTGGCGAAGAAGTAACAGTTGACAAAATAGAGAGTTTATCATTAAAATCAAATATCCAAAATCTTGTTTTAGCTGCGATGAGAAATGATAAATTTAATTCTTGGATTGAAAGAATTAAATTGCAGTGTGATGTTGTCACTATCTTTGATTCAATCTATCCAGAAGGACTCCGCGAGATGTACAATGCACCGACGATTCTTTTTACTAGAGGAGATTTATCCTTGCTTAAAAAAGAAATTACGACTATAGTTGGCGCAAGACAACCCACAAATTACAGCCGGTTTGTTTTAAAACAGTTAATTCCGCAGCTAATAGAGCAAGATTTTGTAATTGCTAGTGGTTTGGCTCGCGGAGTTGATGGGATTGCTCATCAGGAAACCTTGAAAAATAATGGTAAAACAATTGCCATAGTTGGAAATGGATTGAATCATTTTTATCCGCAAGAAAATAAGGAATTGCAAGAAGAAATTGTGGCTAAGGGTTTATTAATTAGTGAATATTTACCAGACACACCCCCGCGTCCTTATCGCTTTCCTGAACGTAATCGCATTCTTGCGGGTTTAAGTAAAAATATAATTGTCACTGAAGCTAGAAAAAGATCTGGTTCTTTAATTACTGCAAATATTGCTTTAGAAGAAAATCGCAATATTTTTGCGGTTCCTGGACCAGTCTCAAGTCCCTTATCGGAGGGGCCTAACGAGCTAATTGCTGCTGGTGCATATCCACTAGTTAATGCTGATTTTAGAAACTTGCTTTAG
- a CDS encoding ribonuclease HII produces MTITEIKNLLQGEVSSEQLEELRADERKGVQKLLVSYEKRQLKRAQALAQFQNRFSYEKEFWQKNQLVAGVDEVGRGPLAGPVVTAAVILPHNFDLIDVNDSKKLSPKKRKALFPQILAKAVSVSVGLANNDVIDRINIYEADRLAMAHAVQGLKVKPAALLVDAMNVPLNIPQIKLIHGDAKSNSIAAASIVAKVFRDNLMDAYGEVYPEYDFKHNAGYGTREHMEALKKYGPTPIHRRSFAPVSEYEK; encoded by the coding sequence ATGACCATTACTGAAATAAAAAACTTGCTTCAAGGAGAAGTAAGCAGCGAACAATTAGAAGAATTACGTGCTGACGAAAGAAAAGGCGTGCAAAAGCTCTTAGTTAGTTACGAAAAAAGACAGCTTAAACGTGCGCAAGCACTTGCTCAGTTTCAAAATCGTTTTTCTTATGAGAAAGAATTTTGGCAAAAAAATCAACTTGTTGCTGGAGTTGACGAAGTAGGAAGAGGACCACTAGCCGGGCCTGTAGTTACAGCTGCTGTTATTTTGCCCCATAATTTTGATTTGATTGACGTTAACGATTCAAAGAAACTATCCCCTAAAAAGAGAAAGGCGCTTTTTCCTCAAATTCTGGCCAAAGCAGTCAGCGTTAGCGTTGGCTTAGCTAATAATGATGTAATTGATCGGATTAACATCTATGAAGCTGATCGCCTGGCAATGGCGCATGCTGTTCAAGGCTTAAAAGTAAAGCCAGCTGCCTTGTTAGTCGATGCGATGAATGTACCACTGAATATTCCACAAATCAAATTGATTCACGGGGATGCTAAGTCTAATTCAATTGCTGCTGCTAGTATTGTGGCTAAAGTTTTCCGTGACAATTTAATGGATGCCTATGGCGAAGTTTATCCAGAGTATGATTTTAAGCACAATGCAGGGTATGGTACACGTGAGCACATGGAAGCCTTGAAAAAGTATGGTCCAACGCCAATTCATCGTCGATCTTTTGCACCAGTTAGCGAATACGAAAAATAA